Proteins co-encoded in one Lysobacter solisilvae genomic window:
- a CDS encoding ArsR/SmtB family transcription factor, translating into MDTAAALSALSALSHDTRLAAFRHLVEAGPGGLAVGELRERLQTPPATLSAHLNVLRAAGLVQDERVGRVIQVRAHYPQMNALLAYLTQNCCAGEGAAAQVCCPPTGETKR; encoded by the coding sequence ATGGATACCGCCGCCGCCCTCAGCGCCTTGAGCGCCCTCAGCCACGACACCCGCCTGGCCGCCTTCCGCCACTTGGTGGAAGCCGGACCGGGGGGGCTGGCCGTGGGCGAACTGCGCGAGCGCCTGCAGACCCCGCCGGCGACCCTGAGCGCCCACCTCAACGTGCTGCGTGCCGCCGGCCTGGTACAGGACGAGCGCGTCGGCCGGGTCATCCAGGTGCGCGCCCACTACCCGCAGATGAACGCATTGCTCGCCTACCTCACCCAGAACTGCTGCGCCGGTGAAGGTGCCGCCGCGCAGGTCTGCTGCCCACCCACTGGAGAAACGAAACGATGA
- a CDS encoding ArsI/CadI family heavy metal resistance metalloenzyme: MNRFHVHLNVNDLAASIGFYSSLFGSAPTVRKDDYAKWMLEDPRVNFAISALGRPAGVDHLGIQVDSGDELASLGQRLDAAGAAVIPEDAAVCCYARSDKLWAQDPQGTRWETFHTVGEATTYYAGDAACATDGQACTPDVTRMKPRTEVAASCCAPQSGCC; this comes from the coding sequence ATGAACCGCTTCCACGTGCATCTCAACGTCAACGACCTCGCCGCCAGCATCGGCTTCTACTCCAGCCTGTTCGGCAGCGCGCCCACCGTGCGCAAGGACGACTACGCCAAGTGGATGCTGGAAGACCCGCGGGTGAACTTCGCGATCTCCGCGCTGGGCCGCCCGGCGGGCGTGGACCACCTGGGCATCCAGGTGGACAGTGGCGACGAGCTGGCGAGCCTGGGCCAGCGCCTGGATGCCGCCGGCGCGGCAGTGATCCCCGAGGATGCCGCGGTGTGCTGCTACGCGCGCTCCGACAAGCTGTGGGCGCAGGACCCGCAGGGCACGCGCTGGGAAACCTTCCACACCGTGGGCGAGGCGACGACCTATTACGCCGGCGACGCCGCCTGCGCCACCGACGGGCAGGCCTGCACGCCCGACGTCACCCGCATGAAGCCGCGCACCGAAGTCGCCGCCAGCTGCTGCGCGCCGCAGTCCGGATGCTGCTGA
- a CDS encoding arsenate reductase ArsC, whose product MKRVLFVCVENSNRSQMAEAFARLHGGDEVQALSAGSKPSGQINPKAVRFMAELGYDLTRHASKSLDEVTGDFDAVITMGCGDDCPWVPAKRREDWALPDPKHMDDDGYRAVRDEIGARVMSLLAQL is encoded by the coding sequence ATGAAGCGCGTGCTGTTCGTCTGCGTGGAAAATTCCAACCGCAGCCAGATGGCGGAGGCGTTCGCGCGCCTCCACGGCGGCGACGAAGTCCAAGCGCTGAGCGCCGGGTCGAAACCTTCGGGTCAGATCAACCCCAAGGCCGTGCGCTTCATGGCCGAGCTGGGCTACGACCTGACGCGCCACGCGTCCAAGTCGCTCGACGAGGTCACGGGCGACTTCGATGCCGTCATCACCATGGGCTGCGGCGACGACTGCCCGTGGGTGCCCGCCAAGCGGCGCGAGGACTGGGCGCTGCCCGATCCGAAACACATGGACGACGACGGCTATCGCGCGGTGCGCGACGAGATCGGCGCACGCGTGATGTCCTTGCTGGCGCAGCTGTGA
- a CDS encoding aquaporin: MPPLRTKLLAEFIGTALLLAAVVGSGIMGVALSQGNDAIALLANAAATAGALYVLIVLFGPISGAHFNPAVTLAMRWRGQIGSADALAYIAVQVGAAVAGVLLAHAMFDLPLWQPGTHARTGLPQWISEAVATFGLLLTILLGVRHRPQAVPALVAAYIFAAYWFTASTSFANPAVTLARALTQTFAGIRPDDVPGFVVAQLVGMAAGCGVASLLVPAVTPKGETGDVRAELASQEMRRP; this comes from the coding sequence ATGCCACCGCTGCGCACGAAACTGCTGGCCGAATTCATCGGCACGGCGCTGTTGCTGGCCGCGGTCGTCGGCTCGGGGATCATGGGCGTGGCCCTGTCGCAGGGCAACGACGCGATCGCGCTGCTGGCCAATGCGGCGGCGACGGCGGGCGCGCTCTACGTGCTGATCGTCCTGTTCGGGCCGATCTCGGGCGCCCACTTCAACCCGGCCGTGACCCTGGCAATGCGTTGGCGCGGCCAGATCGGCAGCGCCGATGCTTTGGCCTACATCGCGGTCCAGGTCGGGGCCGCGGTGGCGGGCGTGCTGCTCGCACATGCCATGTTCGACCTGCCGCTGTGGCAGCCCGGCACCCACGCGCGCACCGGGCTGCCGCAATGGATCAGCGAGGCCGTCGCCACCTTCGGACTGCTGCTGACGATCCTGCTGGGCGTGCGTCATCGCCCGCAGGCGGTGCCGGCGCTGGTGGCTGCCTACATTTTTGCGGCGTACTGGTTCACCGCCAGCACGTCCTTCGCCAATCCGGCGGTGACCCTGGCGCGCGCGCTGACGCAGACCTTCGCGGGCATCCGTCCGGATGACGTGCCCGGCTTCGTCGTGGCACAGCTGGTCGGCATGGCGGCGGGGTGTGGCGTGGCCAGCCTGCTGGTGCCGGCCGTCACGCCCAAGGGCGAAACCGGGGACGTGCGGGCAGAACTGGCATCCCAGGAAATGCGGCGGCCCTGA
- a CDS encoding DUF2971 domain-containing protein: MSISDRQIIHFTEAEELSFGRNELLIHRIFPFERFIDFVRHEQLSLVKPSVYWQDPYENPLNREIIESDTGRRLRIPHFDEGLFAQCWSLCEESDAMWRIYSSDRRGVLVTAHAHTLLRECKPQFESPLEQVYLGKVRYRSCEELRCMLESRDFLREVLRAPSYSPGSASVLLYKRDSFAHEQEVRLVLSRHVSEVPGDVAQIKVPVDRVVASVTLDPRISAEEFERMSYLIGKAGFAGSIKHSPLYAKPILAPAIPSLDWLYQTDH, translated from the coding sequence ATGTCAATCAGCGACCGCCAGATCATCCATTTCACCGAAGCCGAGGAGCTTTCTTTCGGGCGGAATGAGTTGCTGATCCATCGCATATTTCCTTTCGAGCGATTCATCGATTTTGTTCGCCATGAGCAGCTCTCGCTTGTGAAGCCTTCGGTTTACTGGCAGGACCCGTACGAGAACCCACTGAATCGCGAGATCATCGAGTCCGATACTGGCAGACGTCTGCGCATCCCACACTTCGACGAAGGCCTGTTTGCACAGTGCTGGTCGCTTTGCGAGGAGTCGGACGCGATGTGGCGCATCTACTCGAGCGACAGACGCGGCGTCCTTGTCACCGCCCACGCCCATACCCTGCTCAGGGAGTGCAAGCCGCAGTTCGAGAGCCCGCTGGAGCAGGTCTATCTGGGGAAAGTCCGGTACAGATCGTGCGAGGAGTTGAGATGCATGCTGGAGTCGCGTGACTTCCTCCGGGAAGTACTTCGCGCTCCGTCTTACTCGCCGGGGTCAGCCTCAGTTCTCCTGTACAAGCGCGACTCCTTTGCTCACGAACAGGAAGTGCGCCTCGTGCTCTCGCGGCACGTCTCGGAGGTGCCTGGCGACGTCGCCCAGATCAAGGTGCCCGTTGACAGGGTTGTCGCGTCCGTCACGCTTGACCCCAGGATCAGTGCCGAAGAGTTCGAACGCATGTCGTATCTGATCGGGAAGGCGGGTTTCGCCGGATCGATCAAGCACTCACCCCTGTATGCGAAGCCCATTCTTGCTCCTGCGATTCCCAGCCTGGATTGGCTTTACCAAACAGATCATTGA
- a CDS encoding low molecular weight protein tyrosine phosphatase family protein, with product MSRNVLFICTQNRLRSPTAEQIFADWPGVETQSAGLGNDANTPVSPELLAWSDVIFVMEKAHRDKLSRKFRAHLGGKRVICLDIPDEYEYMDPALVQLLRQKVTRFLPAG from the coding sequence TTGTCGCGCAACGTCCTCTTCATCTGCACGCAGAACCGCCTGCGCAGCCCCACGGCGGAGCAGATCTTTGCTGACTGGCCCGGCGTGGAGACGCAGTCCGCCGGCCTGGGCAACGATGCCAATACCCCGGTATCGCCGGAGCTGCTGGCCTGGTCGGACGTCATCTTCGTCATGGAGAAGGCGCATCGCGACAAGCTGTCCAGGAAGTTCCGCGCGCACCTGGGCGGCAAGCGGGTGATCTGCCTCGACATCCCGGACGAGTACGAGTACATGGACCCGGCGCTGGTTCAACTGCTCCGCCAGAAGGTCACCCGCTTCCTGCCCGCGGGCTAG
- a CDS encoding DUF6559 family protein, which produces MTTAQTAPCAISPRDKQAQAKRVGDDLIQHHGKRKFYSVDQVRAANQRCDIPMDVACWSHALFNTHYDFDRIHQAAGEACDYLAMKREMLESLSLGSPGSWFDFDLSWLEFPDIDWSIFDFFD; this is translated from the coding sequence ATGACAACCGCCCAGACCGCCCCCTGCGCCATCAGCCCGCGCGACAAGCAGGCCCAGGCCAAACGCGTGGGTGACGACCTGATCCAGCACCACGGCAAGCGCAAGTTCTATTCGGTCGACCAGGTGCGCGCCGCCAACCAGCGCTGCGACATCCCCATGGATGTCGCCTGCTGGTCGCATGCGCTCTTCAATACGCACTACGACTTCGACCGCATCCACCAGGCCGCCGGCGAGGCCTGCGACTACCTGGCCATGAAGCGGGAGATGCTCGAGTCGCTGTCACTGGGAAGTCCGGGTTCGTGGTTCGACTTCGACCTGTCTTGGCTCGAGTTCCCCGACATCGACTGGTCGATCTTTGACTTTTTTGACTAG
- a CDS encoding PKD domain-containing protein, protein MNRFMFCAGALVACVASLASFAPTPARSTDRIMSVPSEPARAKAARPPVHWRATSVPASRVARLAFGEMPVRRLLDLERHNARDIAKPTQIGLARTTAREGIQVSLPALDWLPAAKGGHVARIEVHSPDALGLRVGLLLQRWDSRIELRVGGSASGEPLALISGQQASRLANEQLYWTPSTDGDRQTIELYAPEGVPTLGVRVQVPQISHLIADSRHGFKLLKSGEAGACNVDTVCRVAELGPAYEAATKSVAKMVFVIDGGTYACTGTLLNDADTATQIPWFYSAHHCISTQAVANTLETWWNWESTTCGERAPGQGPAYGATYLYSDPTTDGLLLRLGDAPGSATFAGWDARPLPTGVRVFAIHHPAGDRKKVSEGQHVSTNTAQHIVGWTRGTTEGGSSGSGLFVPDQGQYLVRGGLFRGSASCANTGSLSNKDNRDEYSRFDLVFAHIEHYLRPPNVAPTAAFGFVLGLDGVVSFTDASTDRDGQVVAYQWTFGDGTTSTERSPTHTYPAGGIYTATLKVIDNRGGTATTSKLVRTPTMLLESQPLTLAGPTGWAAFYRFTAPMYASNLKFTLSGGTGNADLYLSRQGWPNGSSFQWASRGPSNAEALTFAKPAGGYWYIMVHGKQAFSGATLKVTYDGGDKPVTLYVDDLTMTEGRSGRMGFRTSTTAQSVTFTVTVEDGTAIAGVDYEKPAPQTVTVPPGSLEGSFAMITLDDALIESSETVKVRITNLRGGVFATDGDATFVIKDNDGRRGINDFDGDNRSDVFWRHATTGANDIWKGANATTRQATPAVTDPNWTLLGSADFNGDEKSDVLWHNSATGANVLWMAGNASNRVNLDSQPDPNLVFVAVGRFGNYGVADIAWRDTRTGSIVIWTDGRSENATVRTLGLNWTVVGSGLFSTADKVGLVAREPGGHVCLMWSDSWWCPYGPAIVLVTDPDMKVAGVGDFDGDNEDDVLWRNVRTGANTIFISFAGEIRRNLTAVTDLNWKVAAVGDYNDDGIADILWRNDKTGANDVWYSGNSALRKPLAAVSDLRWRVAL, encoded by the coding sequence TTGAATCGATTCATGTTCTGCGCAGGCGCGCTGGTCGCCTGCGTCGCTTCGCTTGCGTCCTTCGCGCCCACCCCCGCCCGTAGCACCGACAGGATCATGTCGGTGCCCAGCGAGCCTGCGAGGGCCAAGGCCGCGCGTCCGCCGGTCCACTGGCGCGCGACGAGTGTTCCCGCCTCGAGGGTTGCGCGCCTGGCTTTCGGCGAAATGCCGGTGCGCCGCCTGCTGGATCTGGAGCGCCACAACGCCCGGGACATCGCCAAACCCACGCAGATCGGCCTGGCCCGCACCACCGCCCGCGAGGGCATCCAGGTGTCCTTGCCAGCGCTGGACTGGTTGCCCGCGGCGAAGGGCGGCCACGTCGCCAGGATCGAGGTGCATTCGCCCGATGCGCTCGGCCTGCGCGTGGGCCTGTTGCTGCAGCGGTGGGATTCCCGCATCGAGCTCCGGGTCGGTGGCAGCGCGAGTGGCGAACCCCTGGCGCTGATCTCCGGCCAACAGGCCAGCCGCCTCGCCAACGAGCAGCTGTACTGGACGCCGTCGACCGACGGCGACAGGCAGACGATCGAGCTCTATGCCCCCGAGGGCGTTCCGACTTTGGGGGTCCGAGTCCAGGTGCCGCAGATTTCGCATCTGATCGCGGACAGCCGCCACGGATTCAAGCTGCTCAAGTCCGGGGAAGCCGGTGCATGCAACGTCGACACCGTATGTCGAGTGGCCGAACTCGGTCCGGCGTACGAGGCGGCCACGAAATCGGTTGCCAAGATGGTTTTCGTCATCGACGGCGGCACGTACGCCTGCACGGGAACGCTGTTGAACGATGCCGACACCGCCACGCAGATTCCCTGGTTCTACTCCGCACATCACTGCATCAGCACCCAGGCCGTGGCCAACACGCTGGAAACCTGGTGGAACTGGGAAAGCACGACGTGTGGTGAGCGGGCCCCGGGTCAGGGTCCGGCCTATGGTGCGACCTACCTGTACTCCGATCCGACCACCGACGGCCTGCTGCTGCGCCTGGGCGATGCGCCGGGCAGCGCCACGTTCGCCGGTTGGGATGCCCGTCCGCTGCCCACCGGCGTACGCGTATTCGCCATCCACCATCCGGCAGGCGACCGGAAGAAGGTCTCCGAAGGACAGCACGTCTCCACCAACACCGCCCAGCACATCGTGGGCTGGACGCGAGGGACCACGGAAGGCGGTAGCAGCGGTTCGGGCCTGTTCGTGCCGGACCAGGGCCAATACCTAGTTCGCGGTGGCCTGTTCCGTGGTTCGGCCAGCTGCGCGAACACCGGTTCGCTGTCCAACAAGGACAACCGCGACGAGTACTCCCGCTTCGATCTCGTGTTTGCGCACATCGAGCACTACCTGCGTCCGCCCAACGTCGCGCCGACGGCAGCCTTCGGCTTCGTGCTGGGCCTGGATGGCGTCGTGTCCTTCACCGACGCATCGACCGATCGCGACGGCCAGGTCGTCGCGTACCAGTGGACGTTCGGTGACGGCACCACGTCGACGGAACGTTCGCCCACGCACACCTATCCGGCGGGTGGCATCTATACCGCCACGTTGAAGGTCATCGACAATCGTGGCGGAACGGCGACAACGTCCAAGCTTGTCCGCACGCCCACGATGCTGCTGGAGTCGCAGCCGCTGACCCTGGCCGGTCCGACAGGCTGGGCAGCCTTCTATCGATTCACGGCGCCGATGTATGCCTCGAACCTGAAGTTCACCCTGTCCGGTGGCACGGGCAATGCGGACCTCTACCTGAGCCGTCAAGGTTGGCCCAACGGCAGCAGCTTCCAGTGGGCATCCCGGGGACCCTCCAATGCGGAGGCGCTTACGTTTGCCAAGCCCGCCGGTGGCTACTGGTACATCATGGTGCACGGCAAGCAGGCCTTCAGCGGGGCCACGCTGAAGGTGACTTACGACGGTGGCGACAAACCGGTCACGCTGTATGTCGATGACCTGACCATGACGGAGGGACGGTCCGGGCGCATGGGCTTCCGCACTTCGACCACCGCGCAGTCCGTCACCTTCACGGTCACGGTGGAGGACGGCACCGCCATCGCAGGCGTGGACTATGAGAAGCCGGCGCCGCAGACGGTGACCGTCCCGCCGGGGAGCCTGGAGGGGTCGTTCGCCATGATCACCCTTGACGACGCGCTGATCGAATCCAGTGAAACGGTGAAGGTCAGGATCACCAATCTCCGCGGCGGCGTGTTCGCGACGGACGGAGACGCAACCTTCGTGATCAAGGACAACGATGGCCGGCGCGGCATCAACGATTTCGACGGCGACAACCGTTCGGACGTGTTCTGGCGACATGCAACGACGGGGGCAAACGACATCTGGAAGGGCGCCAATGCCACCACGCGCCAGGCGACGCCCGCGGTCACTGATCCGAACTGGACGCTGCTCGGGAGCGCGGACTTCAACGGCGATGAGAAGTCCGACGTTCTCTGGCACAACAGCGCGACCGGGGCGAACGTGCTCTGGATGGCGGGCAATGCTTCCAACCGCGTGAACCTGGACAGCCAGCCCGACCCGAACCTGGTCTTTGTCGCCGTGGGACGTTTTGGCAACTACGGCGTCGCGGACATCGCCTGGCGCGACACCCGCACCGGATCGATCGTCATCTGGACCGACGGTCGCAGCGAAAATGCGACAGTGCGGACCCTGGGTTTGAACTGGACCGTCGTCGGAAGCGGCCTGTTCAGCACGGCGGACAAGGTCGGCCTGGTGGCTCGTGAACCCGGTGGCCATGTTTGCCTGATGTGGAGCGACTCGTGGTGGTGCCCATACGGTCCTGCGATAGTGCTTGTCACCGACCCCGACATGAAGGTGGCGGGCGTGGGTGACTTCGACGGGGACAACGAAGACGACGTGCTCTGGCGAAACGTTCGCACCGGGGCCAACACGATCTTCATCTCGTTCGCAGGCGAGATCCGCAGGAACCTTACCGCGGTGACCGACCTGAACTGGAAGGTGGCGGCGGTCGGCGACTACAACGACGACGGCATTGCCGACATCCTCTGGCGCAACGACAAGACCGGCGCGAACGACGTGTGGTATTCGGGCAATTCGGCCCTGCGCAAGCCGCTGGCCGCGGTGTCGGACCTGCGTTGGCGGGTTGCGCTGTGA
- the rocF gene encoding arginase yields MTRVFRPVSLIGAPTDIGAGHLGARLGPEALRIAGLAQALVARGVDVADRGNLDGPRNPWQPPSEGYRHLPEVVEWNRLVMEASLAELRQGRMPVLLGGDHCLGLGSITAVARHCRETGKKLRVLWLDAHADFNTSDVTPSGNVHGMPVACLCGLGPRELTHLGGDAPAMRPDEIRQIGIRSVDEGEKRLVKEHGLDVYDMRYIDEVGMKRAMEEALDGMDENTHLHVSFDVDFLDPGIAPGVGTTVPGGPDYREAQLVMEMIADSGRMASLDIMELNPVIDTRNVTAEVAVDLVESLFGKSTLMRD; encoded by the coding sequence ATGACCCGAGTCTTTCGCCCCGTTTCCCTCATCGGCGCCCCCACCGACATCGGCGCCGGCCACCTGGGCGCGCGCCTGGGCCCGGAAGCGCTGCGGATCGCGGGGCTGGCGCAGGCGCTGGTCGCGCGCGGTGTCGACGTGGCCGACCGCGGCAACCTCGACGGGCCGCGCAATCCCTGGCAGCCGCCGAGCGAGGGCTATCGCCACCTGCCCGAAGTCGTCGAATGGAATCGCCTGGTGATGGAGGCCTCGCTGGCCGAACTGCGGCAGGGCCGCATGCCGGTGCTGCTGGGCGGCGACCATTGCCTGGGGCTGGGCTCGATCACCGCCGTGGCGCGCCATTGCCGCGAGACCGGCAAGAAGCTGCGCGTGCTCTGGCTGGATGCGCACGCCGACTTCAACACCAGCGACGTCACGCCTTCGGGCAACGTGCATGGCATGCCGGTCGCCTGCCTGTGTGGCCTGGGCCCGCGCGAGCTCACGCACCTGGGCGGCGACGCGCCGGCGATGCGGCCGGACGAGATCCGCCAGATCGGCATCCGGTCGGTGGACGAAGGCGAGAAGCGCCTGGTCAAGGAGCATGGGCTCGACGTGTACGACATGCGCTACATCGACGAGGTCGGGATGAAGCGCGCGATGGAGGAGGCCCTGGACGGCATGGACGAGAACACCCACCTGCACGTGAGCTTCGATGTCGACTTCCTCGATCCCGGCATCGCCCCGGGCGTCGGCACCACCGTGCCTGGCGGCCCGGATTACCGCGAGGCGCAGCTGGTGATGGAGATGATCGCCGACAGCGGGCGCATGGCCTCGCTGGACATCATGGAGCTCAACCCGGTCATCGACACCCGCAATGTCACCGCGGAAGTCGCCGTGGACCTGGTGGAAAGCCTGTTCGGCAAATCCACGCTGATGCGCGACTGA
- a CDS encoding entericidin A/B family lipoprotein — protein sequence MTVRTAALLVLGLFALGALSACNTMEGLGKDVQKVGRKVEDKASR from the coding sequence ATGACCGTCCGTACCGCCGCCCTGCTCGTGCTCGGCCTGTTCGCGCTGGGCGCCCTGAGCGCCTGCAACACGATGGAGGGCCTGGGCAAGGACGTGCAGAAGGTCGGCCGCAAGGTCGAGGACAAGGCCAGCCGCTGA
- a CDS encoding entericidin A/B family lipoprotein, with the protein MKRLIFVMLLASMSGGFLTACNTMAGVGEDVQDVGEKVEDKAEDCKDAKC; encoded by the coding sequence ATGAAGCGTCTGATTTTTGTGATGTTGCTGGCCAGCATGTCCGGTGGCTTCCTCACCGCCTGCAACACGATGGCCGGTGTGGGCGAGGACGTGCAGGATGTCGGCGAGAAGGTCGAAGACAAGGCCGAAGACTGCAAGGACGCCAAGTGCTGA
- a CDS encoding GGDEF domain-containing protein has translation MSATRAPLHTHADEAARLAALEAYAILDSAPEQAFDDIVRLAVTVCDVPAASISLIDRERVWFKAQIGIDQPQVPRELSLCNHAIDAPGRTLVVDDLAIDPIPAARRRRLGGKPPRFYAGVPLLSPDGYALGTLCVADVRPRHLSDVQVESLELLARQTQHLLELRRMMVEQGRLLSAREQAAQTAELARAEWQRRHDALRQSASRDPLTGLLNRAGMEELLAEALLTAPSERVRYTLLLLDIDYFKQVNDRYGHLAGDEALRAVAQAVISTIRAGDIAVRYGGEEILVYLPGTSLAAATEVAHRIREAVTRAALPFRLTVSVGVAAGDPTRDTPAQTFDRADQALYRAKQGGRDRVAVDDTPMLS, from the coding sequence ATGTCCGCCACGCGAGCGCCCCTGCACACGCATGCCGATGAAGCCGCCCGGCTGGCGGCGCTGGAGGCGTACGCCATCCTCGACAGCGCCCCCGAGCAGGCCTTCGACGACATCGTCAGGCTGGCCGTCACGGTGTGCGACGTCCCGGCCGCCTCGATCTCGCTGATCGACCGCGAGCGGGTGTGGTTCAAGGCGCAGATCGGCATCGACCAGCCGCAGGTGCCGCGCGAGTTGTCGCTGTGCAACCACGCGATCGACGCGCCCGGCCGCACGCTGGTGGTGGACGACCTGGCCATCGATCCCATCCCCGCTGCGCGTCGCCGCCGCCTGGGCGGCAAGCCGCCGCGCTTCTACGCCGGCGTGCCGCTGCTCAGTCCCGACGGCTACGCATTGGGAACGCTGTGCGTGGCCGACGTCCGGCCGCGGCACCTGAGCGACGTGCAGGTCGAGAGCCTGGAGCTGCTGGCGCGGCAGACGCAGCACCTGCTGGAACTGCGCCGGATGATGGTGGAGCAGGGCCGCCTGCTCAGCGCGCGCGAGCAGGCCGCGCAGACCGCGGAGCTGGCGCGCGCCGAATGGCAGCGCCGGCACGACGCCCTGCGGCAGAGTGCCAGCCGCGACCCGCTGACCGGGCTGCTCAACCGCGCGGGGATGGAGGAACTGCTCGCCGAGGCGCTGCTCACCGCGCCGAGCGAACGCGTGCGCTACACGCTCTTGCTGCTGGACATCGATTACTTCAAGCAGGTCAACGACCGCTACGGCCACCTGGCCGGCGACGAGGCGCTGCGCGCCGTGGCGCAGGCGGTCATCAGCACGATCCGCGCCGGCGACATCGCCGTGCGCTACGGCGGCGAGGAGATTTTGGTGTATCTGCCCGGCACATCGCTGGCCGCCGCCACCGAGGTCGCTCACCGCATCCGCGAGGCCGTCACGCGCGCGGCGCTGCCGTTCCGGCTGACCGTCTCGGTCGGCGTCGCCGCGGGCGACCCGACGCGCGACACGCCCGCGCAGACCTTCGACCGCGCCGACCAGGCGCTTTATCGCGCCAAGCAGGGCGGGCGCGACAGAGTGGCGGTGGACGATACGCCGATGCTGTCGTAA
- a CDS encoding VOC family protein — protein sequence MAHRSRLAGFIIDCQTGELDPAAAFWSEALGLQIEDADAGDVPGTYQMFGGTPGELHIEVQKVEHPSRVHLDIESDDVDAEAARLEALGAKKIQFIKRWWVMEAPTGHRFCVVKMHHPERGAVPNEWP from the coding sequence ATGGCCCATCGCAGCCGTCTTGCTGGTTTCATCATCGATTGCCAGACCGGTGAACTCGACCCGGCCGCCGCGTTCTGGAGCGAGGCCCTGGGCCTGCAGATCGAGGACGCCGATGCCGGCGACGTACCCGGCACCTACCAGATGTTCGGCGGTACGCCGGGCGAGCTGCACATCGAAGTGCAGAAGGTCGAGCATCCCTCGCGCGTGCACCTGGACATCGAGTCCGACGACGTCGACGCCGAGGCCGCGCGGCTGGAAGCACTGGGTGCGAAGAAGATCCAGTTCATCAAGCGCTGGTGGGTGATGGAAGCTCCCACGGGACACCGCTTCTGCGTGGTGAAGATGCATCACCCGGAACGCGGGGCGGTGCCGAACGAGTGGCCGTGA